The following proteins come from a genomic window of Drosophila sulfurigaster albostrigata strain 15112-1811.04 chromosome X, ASM2355843v2, whole genome shotgun sequence:
- the LOC133848315 gene encoding probable cytochrome P450 4s3, with protein sequence MNTLALIVFALWALFMRYLPHILRFLQLQRFSKTLPGPSIGELIANVKKGEILNWLKELRERHGPVFRIWFGKDLMVFFTTPEDIKQLLGNNSLLQKSRNYELLQPWLGKGLLTSGGESWHRRRKLLTSAFHFRILSEFKEPMEENCRILVSRLKQHATDGKPFDIYPYITLFALDAICETAMGIKKHAQMQSDSEYVRAVQTICHILHRQSFSFWQRFNVLFRLSEAGRTRNAALKVLHEETYRVINMRRKQLQEQQLKENEQKSASEADNDVGSKRRLAFLDMLLLSQLEGGGSELSDVDIREEVDTFMFEGHDTTSSAIAFAISLLSKHAAVQQRVYEEAVELEGREKESMPYLEAVIKETLRLYPSVPFFSRKVHEDLSVGKLTIPKGASVSCLIYMLHRDPVSFPDPERFDPDRFYLNEQQLHPFAFAAFSAGPRNCIGQKFAMLELKCSLSMLLRHYQFLPVADHQPNPLAELVMKSGNGIKVCIKARS encoded by the exons ATGAATACGTTGGCATTGATTGTGTTCGCCTTGTGGGCGCTTTTCATGCGCTACTTGCCGCACATTTTGCGCTTCTTGCAGCTGCAACGCTTTAGCAAAACCTTGCCGGGTCCCAGCATTGGCGAGCTAATAGCGAATGTCAAAAAGGGGG AGATCCTCAATTGGCTAAAAGAGTTGCGGGAGCGACATGGTCCGGTATTTCGCATTTGGTTCGGCAAGGATCTGATGGTGTTCTTCACCACGCCCGAGGACATTAAACAGCTGCTGGGCAACAATTCGCTGCTGCAAAAGTCACGCAACTACGAGCTACTCCAGCCCTGGCTGGGCAAAGGTCTCCTCACCAGCGGCGGAGAATCGTGGCATCGTCGTCGCAAACTCTTGACATCTGCGTTTCATTTTCGCATACTCAGCGAATTCAAGGAACCCATGGAGGAGAATTGTCGGATCCTTGTGAGTCGATTGAAGCAGCATGCCACAGATGGCAAACCCTTTGATATATATCCATACATCACTCTCTTTGCCCTCGATGCCATCTGTGAGACGGCGATGGGCATCAAGAAGCACGCCCAAATGCAAAGCGATTCGGAATATGTGCGTGCGGTGCAAAC CATATGCCACATCTTGCATCGCCAGAGTTTCTCGTTCTGGCAACGTTTCAATGTGCTTTTCCGCCTCTCGGAAGCGGGTCGCACACGCAACGCCGCCTTGAAAGTGCTGCACGAGGAAACCTATCGAGTGATCAACATGCGACGCAAGCAGTTGCAGGAGCAGCAACTTAAGGAGAATGAACAAAAGTCTGCCTCGGAGGCAGACAACGATGTCGGGAGCAAGCGACGCTTGGCCTTCCTTgatatgctgctgctgtcacagCTTGAAGGAGGCGGCTCGGAGTTGAGCGATGTCGATATACGCGAAGAGGTCGACACATTCATGTTTGAGGGACACGACACCACGAGTTCGGCCATCGCATTCGCCATCAGTTTGCTGTCGAAACACGCGGCTGTCCAACAAAGGGTTTACGAAGAGGCCGTCGAGCTGGAGGGCAGGGAAAAGGAATCGATGCCGTATCTCGAGGCGGTGATCAAGGAGACGTTGCGTCTGTATCCCTCGGTGCCGTTCTTTTCGCGCAAAGTCCATGAGGACTTGAGTGTCGGCAAGCTCACGATACCCAAAGGGGCTTCGGTCAGTTGTCTGATCTATATGCTGCATCGCGATCCTGTCAGTTTTCCCGATCCCGAACGCTTCGATCCCGATCGCTTCTATCTCAACGAACAGCAACTGCATCCGTTTGCCTTTGCCGCCTTTAGCGCCGGACCACGAAATTGTATTGGGCAAAAGTTTGCCATGCTCGAGCTGAAATGTTCGCTCTCGATGCTGTTGCGTCATTATCAATTCCTGCCCGTTGCCGATCATCAGCCGAATCCTTTGGCCGAGCTCGTCATGAAGAGCGGCAATGGCATCAAAGTCTGCATCAAGGCGCGCAGTTAA